One genomic region from Leptospira tipperaryensis encodes:
- the purB gene encoding adenylosuccinate lyase, which produces MIDRYSNPAISKIWELENKFEIWKEIEILACEIRMKRGEVPAEDFQEIKTKAKFKVDEILEIESKVHHDVIAFLTNMNSYIGPAGRHVHYGLTSSDIGDTALCVQMVQAMDLILKKTDELIVAVKEKAIQYRDLPCIGRSHGIHAEPMTLGLKFALFFEELNRNRKRMADAREEIAVGKLSGAVGTYSNIDPEIESYVCEKMGLRVDPIATQVVSRDRHAFYLSVLGVTASSLDRMATEIRLLQKTEGREVEEPFSVGQKGSSAMPHKRNPVICERISGLSRVIRANVNVGLQDVALWHERDISHSSAERVVLPDSTIGLEYILDKMLFVIKNIHVYPDAIERTLGVTRGLIFSQKVLLALIEKGKIVREDAYLIVQEHAMAVWGNQSETLKGRLEKDSRVNQVLTQNDLDDIFKIEPYLEKVGLIYKRLGLE; this is translated from the coding sequence ATGATCGATCGATATTCCAATCCTGCCATTTCCAAAATTTGGGAATTAGAGAACAAATTTGAAATCTGGAAAGAAATAGAAATTCTTGCCTGCGAAATCCGAATGAAACGCGGAGAAGTTCCGGCCGAGGACTTTCAAGAAATCAAAACGAAAGCAAAATTTAAAGTGGATGAAATTCTCGAAATCGAGAGCAAGGTTCATCACGACGTCATCGCATTCTTAACCAATATGAATTCCTACATCGGCCCCGCGGGACGCCACGTTCACTACGGTCTTACGTCCTCCGACATCGGAGACACCGCGCTTTGTGTTCAGATGGTTCAAGCAATGGATCTCATCCTAAAAAAAACCGACGAGTTGATCGTCGCGGTGAAAGAGAAGGCGATTCAGTATAGGGATCTTCCTTGTATCGGACGTTCTCACGGAATTCACGCGGAGCCGATGACCTTGGGACTTAAGTTCGCATTATTTTTTGAAGAATTAAACCGAAATCGGAAAAGAATGGCGGACGCCCGCGAAGAGATCGCAGTCGGAAAACTTTCAGGAGCCGTAGGAACTTATTCCAATATAGATCCCGAAATCGAATCCTATGTCTGCGAGAAGATGGGACTTCGCGTCGATCCGATCGCAACCCAAGTAGTATCGAGAGATCGTCACGCGTTTTATCTCTCCGTTTTAGGAGTTACGGCTTCTTCTCTGGATCGAATGGCGACAGAGATCCGACTTCTCCAAAAGACGGAAGGAAGAGAAGTGGAAGAGCCTTTTTCCGTGGGACAAAAAGGATCTTCTGCGATGCCTCACAAAAGAAATCCTGTGATCTGTGAAAGAATCTCCGGGCTCTCCAGAGTGATCCGGGCAAACGTAAACGTAGGATTACAAGACGTAGCCCTCTGGCACGAACGGGATATTTCTCATTCTTCGGCGGAAAGAGTTGTACTTCCCGATTCTACGATTGGACTGGAATACATCTTGGATAAGATGCTCTTCGTGATTAAAAATATTCACGTCTATCCGGATGCGATCGAAAGAACGTTAGGCGTCACACGAGGCTTGATCTTTTCCCAAAAGGTTCTTCTCGCGCTTATCGAAAAAGGAAAGATCGTTCGCGAAGACGCGTATCTCATCGTGCAAGAACACGCGATGGCGGTCTGGGGGAATCAATCCGAAACTCTCAAAGGAAGACTGGAAAAGGATTCTCGCGTCAATCAGGTTCTCACACAAAACGATCTGGACGATATCTTTAAGATCGAACCTTATCTTGAAAAAGTAGGACTCATCTACAAACGTCTGGGATTGGAGTAG
- a CDS encoding extracellular solute-binding protein has product MYQFFIYCSFLFVSAGVLIQCGEKEEADTSAVVEDVLWKGNPDSIPAALRVQNPIVSPEAKKGGTFRIYSHQFPKSLNYYLDQFSTTAHIFGLMFEPLLDYHPITLEPIPHLASSWKISPDKKKFTFTIDSNATWSDGKPITAHDVLFTYETLMDKNNNTAVFRIDLSRFEKPVVLNDREVEFTQKEIHWSNFNTIANSLYILPAHHFQGRNFDKENFDFPVVSGPYSMLSAKKGRYVKMRRRGDYWMRAYPFYKGLDNFDTILFKVYNEEPIAFQAFKKGDIDIYPTYTASFWVKDAVGEKFDENYILKQKIYNSKPIGFQGLVFNMRREIFSDVRVRKAFAHLVDRKLLIEKLAYNEYEETNAFYQDLWANGSPNPPIDFDVKKARELLAQAGWKTNARGILEKDGKEFKFSILERDKKSEKYLTLIQERAKEVGIIISLESTDLAEWSSRMDKYDFDMTWAAWGGGIFKDPEAMWYSKYAEEKGQPNLAGFKNPEVDKLIEQQRAEFSIPKRNEILKKIDKILTLQVPYVLLWNTSATRIMYWNKFKSPKNPLGKYGSEKEASSLWWLDQERSSKLEEAILNKTKLSSIPEKVYFQ; this is encoded by the coding sequence ATCTATCAATTTTTTATTTACTGTTCTTTTCTTTTTGTCTCCGCCGGCGTTCTCATTCAGTGCGGAGAAAAAGAAGAAGCCGATACTTCCGCGGTTGTTGAAGACGTTCTTTGGAAAGGGAATCCGGATTCGATTCCGGCGGCGCTTCGAGTTCAAAACCCGATCGTTTCCCCGGAAGCAAAAAAGGGAGGAACCTTTCGGATCTATAGTCATCAGTTTCCGAAATCTTTGAACTACTATTTGGATCAATTTTCGACTACCGCGCATATCTTCGGCCTGATGTTCGAACCTCTTCTCGACTATCATCCGATCACACTCGAACCGATTCCTCATCTCGCTTCTTCTTGGAAAATTTCTCCGGATAAAAAGAAATTTACTTTTACAATCGACTCGAACGCGACTTGGTCGGATGGAAAACCGATCACGGCGCATGACGTTCTTTTTACATACGAAACCCTGATGGATAAGAATAATAATACCGCAGTGTTTCGAATCGATCTTTCCCGTTTTGAAAAGCCGGTGGTTCTAAACGATCGAGAAGTCGAATTTACTCAAAAAGAAATCCACTGGTCCAATTTTAATACGATCGCGAATTCGCTCTACATTCTTCCGGCGCATCACTTCCAAGGGAGAAACTTTGATAAGGAGAATTTTGATTTTCCTGTGGTCTCGGGGCCTTATTCGATGTTGTCCGCAAAAAAGGGTCGTTATGTAAAGATGAGAAGAAGAGGCGACTATTGGATGCGAGCTTATCCTTTTTACAAGGGCCTCGACAATTTCGATACGATTCTTTTTAAGGTCTATAACGAAGAACCGATTGCGTTTCAAGCATTCAAAAAAGGTGATATAGATATTTATCCGACTTACACTGCTTCTTTTTGGGTAAAGGATGCGGTTGGCGAAAAATTCGACGAGAACTACATTCTCAAACAAAAGATCTACAACTCCAAACCGATCGGTTTCCAAGGTTTGGTTTTTAATATGCGAAGAGAGATCTTTTCGGATGTGAGAGTGAGAAAAGCATTCGCTCACCTCGTGGATCGTAAACTCCTGATTGAAAAACTTGCATACAACGAATACGAGGAAACCAACGCATTCTACCAAGACCTTTGGGCGAACGGTTCTCCCAATCCTCCGATCGATTTCGACGTTAAAAAGGCGAGAGAACTTCTCGCGCAGGCGGGTTGGAAAACAAACGCCAGAGGAATTCTTGAAAAAGACGGAAAAGAATTTAAGTTCAGCATTCTGGAAAGGGATAAGAAGTCCGAAAAGTATCTGACTCTGATTCAAGAAAGAGCGAAAGAAGTCGGGATCATCATCAGTCTCGAATCCACGGATCTTGCGGAATGGAGTTCTCGAATGGATAAATACGATTTCGACATGACCTGGGCGGCCTGGGGTGGAGGAATTTTTAAGGATCCGGAAGCGATGTGGTATTCCAAATACGCTGAAGAAAAAGGTCAGCCCAATCTTGCTGGGTTTAAGAATCCGGAAGTGGATAAACTCATCGAACAACAAAGGGCCGAATTCTCCATTCCAAAAAGAAACGAAATTCTTAAAAAAATAGATAAGATTCTTACATTACAAGTTCCTTATGTTCTTCTCTGGAACACGAGCGCGACAAGAATCATGTATTGGAATAAATTCAAATCTCCGAAAAATCCTCTCGGAAAATACGGAAGCGAAAAAGAGGCCTCTTCTCTTTGGTGGTTGGACCAAGAACGTTCTTCCAAACTCGAAGAAGCGATTTTGAATAAAACGAAATTGTCCTCGATTCCAGAAAAGGTTTATTTTCAGTAA
- a CDS encoding RelA/SpoT family protein, which translates to MGFVKAAASKEMLFEGVRETLGDNAYESVLKAYDVSEKAHQGQFRLSGEPYIVHPLQVGYLLFELGLDEKVICAGLLHDVIEDTQYSRDDMIRDFGEDITDLVEGVTKISKIKSQSKETEAAENIRKIIVATIKDIRVILIKLADKTHNMRTLSFQPAEKQRRIAQETLSLYAPIAGRLGIYKIKSELEDLAFQILNPEEYQDVKKNINSKKSEREGFLETLKIILLQRLSEIQIEADVDGRAKHFYSIYRKMKLKEKTFHEIFDLRAIRIIANEVKDCYGVLGIVHTLWNPVPGRFKDYIATPKTNMYQSLHTTVIGPDGKPLEVQIRTREMNDIAEYGIAAHWMYKEGKPSTGGKSVKVKWLELLSSWQDSALDPKEFVEELKYDLHEDEVFVFTPKGEILQLPKGATILDFAFRIHTDVGLKAKGGRINGRMLPLRTEIRSGDQIEIITDKRTKPSPIWLRIVRTPSARQKLRAYFRRLREETKKDLQQEAEFAAEITLNADVLEELKKKPSSRPTKQIDLAAGKVIVAGLRGIPVRLSGCCSPLPGDEIIGFVTRGRGVSIHKKGCTTAKQQEQEESMRVITVEWDYGQSESIPVLIEVKSKDRQGIFMEIVKSISNTQTNIRESKASTDQRGNLVASFEVEVEHLDQLKEILSNLKQIPDVYQAHRIKN; encoded by the coding sequence ATGGGATTTGTGAAAGCAGCCGCATCCAAAGAAATGCTCTTCGAAGGTGTTCGAGAAACCTTAGGAGACAACGCATACGAATCCGTTTTAAAGGCGTATGACGTGTCCGAAAAGGCGCACCAAGGACAGTTCCGTCTTTCCGGCGAACCTTATATCGTACATCCTCTTCAAGTAGGATATCTTCTTTTCGAACTCGGCTTGGACGAGAAGGTCATCTGCGCCGGTCTTCTTCACGACGTCATCGAAGATACGCAATATTCCCGCGATGATATGATTCGGGACTTTGGAGAGGACATCACCGATCTCGTGGAAGGCGTCACTAAAATTTCCAAGATCAAAAGCCAATCGAAAGAAACCGAAGCAGCGGAGAATATTCGTAAGATCATCGTCGCTACGATCAAGGACATCCGAGTCATCCTGATCAAACTCGCCGATAAAACTCATAACATGCGGACCCTTTCTTTTCAGCCCGCGGAAAAACAAAGAAGAATCGCGCAAGAAACACTTTCTCTTTATGCGCCGATCGCCGGAAGACTTGGGATTTACAAAATCAAATCCGAACTAGAAGACCTCGCGTTTCAAATTCTCAATCCGGAAGAATATCAAGACGTTAAGAAAAATATCAATTCCAAGAAGTCGGAAAGAGAAGGTTTTCTGGAAACCCTCAAGATCATTCTTCTCCAGAGGCTTTCCGAAATTCAGATCGAAGCCGACGTCGACGGAAGGGCAAAGCATTTTTATTCCATCTATAGAAAGATGAAGCTCAAGGAAAAAACCTTTCACGAAATCTTCGATCTTCGCGCGATTCGAATCATTGCAAACGAAGTTAAGGATTGTTACGGTGTATTAGGAATCGTGCATACTCTTTGGAACCCGGTTCCGGGTCGTTTTAAGGATTATATCGCAACTCCTAAAACAAACATGTATCAATCCCTTCATACGACCGTGATCGGACCCGACGGAAAACCTCTCGAGGTTCAGATTCGAACCAGAGAGATGAACGATATCGCGGAATACGGAATCGCAGCACACTGGATGTATAAGGAAGGAAAACCTTCCACGGGCGGAAAGAGCGTAAAGGTAAAATGGCTCGAACTCTTGAGTTCCTGGCAGGATTCCGCTCTGGATCCAAAAGAGTTTGTTGAAGAATTAAAATACGATCTTCACGAGGACGAAGTCTTCGTCTTTACGCCGAAAGGCGAGATTCTCCAGTTACCAAAAGGTGCGACGATCTTAGACTTTGCGTTTCGGATTCATACCGATGTCGGTTTAAAAGCAAAGGGCGGAAGAATCAACGGAAGAATGCTTCCTCTTCGAACCGAAATTCGTTCCGGAGATCAGATCGAAATCATCACCGATAAAAGAACCAAACCTTCTCCGATCTGGCTTCGGATCGTAAGAACTCCTTCCGCGAGACAAAAACTTCGAGCTTACTTTCGAAGACTCAGAGAAGAAACCAAAAAGGATCTTCAACAAGAGGCGGAGTTCGCCGCTGAGATTACGCTTAACGCGGACGTCTTGGAAGAGCTCAAGAAAAAACCTTCTTCCAGACCTACGAAACAAATCGACTTAGCCGCGGGTAAGGTCATAGTCGCGGGCCTTCGTGGAATTCCAGTTCGACTTTCGGGTTGTTGTTCTCCTCTTCCGGGCGACGAGATCATCGGTTTTGTTACGAGAGGAAGAGGTGTTAGCATTCATAAAAAAGGATGTACTACCGCCAAACAACAGGAACAAGAAGAATCCATGCGTGTCATCACGGTCGAATGGGACTACGGTCAGAGCGAATCCATTCCAGTTTTGATCGAAGTGAAATCCAAAGATCGTCAAGGTATCTTTATGGAAATCGTAAAATCTATTTCCAACACACAAACCAACATTCGAGAATCCAAAGCCTCTACGGATCAGAGAGGAAATCTCGTTGCTAGTTTTGAAGTGGAAGTGGAACATTTGGATCAGCTCAAGGAAATTCTGAGCAATCTAAAACAAATCCCGGACGTTTATCAAGCTCATCGAATTAAAAATTAA